From the genome of Pelobacter propionicus DSM 2379, one region includes:
- a CDS encoding DUF192 domain-containing protein, which yields MKVINETTGECIVANLVVAESPLARMRGLLGRDSLPAGEGLLIHPCKGVHTFGMKFSIDVMFLNGENKVVAVRNNLPPNRLTRIFLSSSSVLELPAGTLESMTISPGDAIVLA from the coding sequence ATGAAAGTGATTAACGAAACGACCGGAGAGTGCATCGTTGCCAATCTTGTGGTGGCGGAAAGTCCTTTGGCCAGAATGAGAGGGCTTCTGGGCAGGGATTCGCTTCCCGCGGGCGAAGGATTGTTAATACATCCTTGCAAGGGGGTTCATACTTTCGGCATGAAATTCTCCATTGATGTCATGTTTCTTAACGGTGAAAACAAGGTTGTTGCTGTCAGAAATAACCTCCCTCCAAATCGCTTGACACGTATTTTCCTGTCATCCTCAAGCGTGCTTGAACTTCCCGCCGGAACTCTGGAGTCGATGACAATTTCACCTGGTGATGCGATTGTTCTGGCTTGA
- a CDS encoding CpaF family protein, protein MPFQNYPSDPGRINVSGSVPFFQELKTKIHRTLIERVDISKLEQLRGNDLTREIGYIVESLIAEEGVPLNQQEKERLIIEIQHETFGLGPLEPLLADPDISDILVNSCSNIYVERFGKLHKTDIVFRDNAHLLQIIERIVSKVGRRIDESSPYVDARLPDGSRVNAIIPPLAIDGPALSIRRFGVEPLRIGDLLRLGALDDKMFKILEGAVKTRLNILISGGTGTGKTTLLNVLSENIPSTERIISIEDSAELHLKQEHVVRLETRPPNIEGRGEVTQRDLVRNSLRMRPDRIIIGEVRGGEALDMLQAMNTGHDGSLSTIHSNSTRDAMARLETMVLMAGMDLPQKAIREQIASAINIVVQLVRFADGTRKIVKLTEINGLEGDTIVMQDIFVFDQKGVDSDGNIVGTYRPTGVRPRFAERFKVYGFDLPAGIFER, encoded by the coding sequence ATGCCATTCCAAAACTATCCATCCGACCCCGGAAGAATCAATGTGTCTGGTTCCGTTCCGTTTTTCCAGGAGCTGAAAACCAAAATTCACCGAACTCTGATTGAACGTGTCGATATCAGTAAGCTGGAACAGCTCAGGGGCAATGACCTGACGCGGGAAATCGGTTACATCGTCGAAAGCCTGATCGCCGAGGAAGGTGTTCCCCTGAACCAGCAGGAAAAGGAACGTCTGATTATTGAGATCCAGCACGAGACCTTCGGCCTTGGACCGTTGGAGCCGTTGCTGGCCGACCCGGATATTTCGGACATCCTGGTAAACAGCTGCTCGAATATCTATGTGGAGCGTTTCGGCAAGCTTCACAAAACCGATATTGTATTCAGGGATAACGCGCATCTGCTGCAGATCATCGAGAGGATCGTCTCCAAGGTTGGCAGGAGGATCGACGAGTCGTCTCCCTATGTGGATGCCCGTCTGCCCGATGGCTCCCGCGTCAACGCCATCATTCCTCCGCTGGCCATTGACGGGCCGGCCCTCTCCATTCGTCGCTTTGGTGTCGAACCTCTCAGAATTGGTGATCTGTTGCGCCTGGGGGCACTGGACGACAAGATGTTCAAGATCCTTGAAGGTGCGGTGAAGACCCGTCTCAATATCCTGATATCGGGCGGTACCGGTACAGGTAAGACAACGCTTCTGAACGTGCTCTCCGAAAACATCCCTTCCACGGAACGGATCATCTCCATCGAGGACTCCGCCGAACTCCACCTGAAACAGGAGCATGTGGTCAGGCTGGAAACCAGGCCGCCCAATATCGAGGGGAGGGGCGAGGTTACCCAGCGTGACCTTGTCAGGAACTCGCTCAGGATGAGGCCGGACAGGATCATCATCGGCGAGGTGCGCGGCGGTGAGGCGCTGGACATGCTCCAGGCCATGAACACCGGACACGACGGTTCGCTCTCCACGATCCACTCCAACTCCACCCGGGACGCGATGGCGCGACTGGAAACCATGGTGCTGATGGCTGGCATGGATCTGCCACAGAAGGCTATCCGCGAACAGATCGCGTCGGCAATAAACATCGTCGTGCAACTGGTCCGCTTTGCCGACGGAACGAGAAAGATCGTCAAGCTGACCGAGATCAACGGGCTGGAAGGGGATACCATTGTCATGCAGGATATTTTCGTTTTCGATCAGAAGGGGGTCGACAGTGACGGGAATATCGTGGGTACGTACCGACCGACCGGAGTCCGGCCACGTTTCGCTGAACGCTTCAAGGTCTATGGTTTCGATCTTCCGGCTGGAATTTTTGAAAGGTAG
- a CDS encoding type II secretion system F family protein has protein sequence MLIVITGFIFLSVAMVVSLALYPLLTKKGELQERLEKMMPEKQASTTFSEDKPWWRITIEDLGAKLPVAAKEQTKYTRMLVAAGFRKESLYLFLGSKLALALILPGIYIFTYALPKGVLMEPEPLLYTTGLAIAGFLLPSGWLMYKVNNRKTEIFHTLPDILDLLTVSVEAGLGIDAALNRACESPQFKGNPLAEELKIAAREIRAGKPRGDALRDMAERTDVEDVRAFVTMLVQTERFGTSLSLALRVHSDSLRTKRRQIAEERAAKTAIKILFPLILFIFPALMIILIGPAFFKLMDIFK, from the coding sequence ATGCTCATCGTAATCACAGGTTTTATCTTTTTGTCCGTGGCAATGGTTGTTTCTCTGGCGCTTTATCCCTTGCTGACAAAGAAGGGGGAACTTCAGGAGCGCCTTGAAAAGATGATGCCCGAAAAGCAGGCTTCTACCACTTTCTCTGAGGACAAGCCGTGGTGGAGGATTACCATCGAAGACCTGGGCGCAAAGCTTCCGGTTGCTGCAAAGGAACAGACAAAATACACCAGGATGTTGGTGGCGGCGGGCTTTCGAAAGGAATCTCTGTATCTGTTCCTGGGAAGCAAGTTGGCCCTGGCGCTGATCCTTCCGGGGATCTACATCTTTACGTATGCTCTGCCAAAGGGGGTTTTGATGGAACCGGAACCGCTCCTGTATACTACGGGCCTTGCGATTGCCGGATTCCTGTTGCCCAGTGGCTGGCTCATGTACAAGGTGAACAATCGTAAGACCGAGATATTCCATACCCTGCCGGACATACTTGACTTACTGACCGTGAGCGTGGAGGCGGGGCTGGGTATTGATGCGGCCCTCAACCGCGCCTGCGAGAGCCCGCAATTCAAGGGCAATCCGCTTGCGGAAGAGCTGAAGATCGCGGCGCGTGAGATCCGTGCCGGCAAGCCGAGGGGCGATGCCTTGAGGGACATGGCTGAGCGGACGGATGTTGAGGATGTCCGGGCTTTTGTCACCATGCTGGTGCAGACCGAGCGCTTCGGTACAAGCCTGAGCCTGGCCTTGAGGGTACATTCCGATTCACTGCGAACCAAGCGGAGACAGATCGCCGAGGAGCGAGCCGCAAAGACGGCGATCAAAATACTGTTTCCCCTGATCCTTTTTATCTTCCCGGCATTGATGATCATTCTGATTGGTCCGGCATTCTTCAAACTTATGGATATCTTTAAATGA
- a CDS encoding type II secretion system F family protein yields the protein MLLAVFLAFFAVFVAVMAIYFWLTAVKESPAAELKRRLRRMSLDARYESIPEDLRAELLKEATPFETFVSRIPFMKRLDIYLDQCGFKIQPLTFLLVIVLAVLLSFLVAFIFRPSLLFAAFVAACVLVGACVYVSNVRKKRYSSFTEQLPDALTMIARSLRAGHSLTSAVELVGSETPEPLGGLFRAAYEQQKLGLRITDALGGMLQRMDSLDLRFFVTVITIHAESGGNLSEILDKLAATIRERIKLRRQVQVYTAQGRMSGYILVALPIFAFFFLQYVMLPGYEDVFMKETKGHYAIAYAIISQIIGFLFIRRIINIRI from the coding sequence GTGTTACTTGCTGTCTTTCTGGCTTTTTTTGCGGTGTTTGTCGCGGTGATGGCTATCTATTTCTGGCTTACCGCCGTGAAAGAGTCTCCCGCCGCCGAGTTGAAGAGACGTTTGCGGCGGATGTCCCTGGATGCCAGATACGAGAGCATTCCTGAAGATCTCCGCGCGGAACTGCTGAAAGAGGCGACACCGTTCGAGACTTTTGTCAGCCGCATTCCGTTCATGAAGCGCTTGGACATCTATCTTGACCAATGCGGATTCAAGATTCAGCCGCTTACCTTTCTGCTTGTGATTGTCTTGGCTGTTTTACTGAGTTTCCTTGTCGCGTTCATATTCAGGCCCAGCCTCCTGTTTGCGGCGTTTGTGGCTGCCTGCGTTCTTGTGGGCGCCTGCGTCTATGTCTCGAATGTCAGGAAAAAGAGGTACAGCTCCTTTACGGAACAGCTCCCCGACGCTCTCACCATGATCGCCCGATCGCTCAGGGCCGGGCATTCCCTGACCAGCGCAGTCGAGCTTGTGGGAAGCGAGACACCGGAACCGCTGGGCGGACTCTTCAGGGCCGCCTATGAACAGCAGAAGCTGGGGCTGAGGATCACGGATGCGCTTGGCGGCATGCTGCAGAGGATGGATAGCCTTGATCTCCGTTTTTTTGTCACGGTCATAACGATTCACGCGGAAAGCGGCGGCAATCTGTCCGAAATTTTGGACAAGCTTGCCGCAACCATCAGGGAGAGGATCAAGCTGAGGCGGCAGGTGCAGGTATATACCGCGCAGGGACGCATGTCGGGGTATATTCTGGTTGCCCTGCCCATCTTTGCCTTCTTTTTCCTCCAGTACGTCATGTTGCCGGGCTATGAGGATGTCTTTATGAAAGAGACAAAGGGGCATTATGCCATCGCCTATGCGATTATCTCCCAGATCATCGGTTTTCTGTTCATCCGGCGGATCATAAACATCCGGATTTAA